In one Streptomyces sp. NBC_01288 genomic region, the following are encoded:
- a CDS encoding DUF485 domain-containing protein, whose amino-acid sequence MATETPPPSKAEHQLPSTEEFEQVQESAEFAELRRAHRSFAIPVTVAFIVWYLLYVLLCNYADDFMDTKVVGHINVALVLGLAQFLTTFLIAWWYARYSAAKLDPKAEAIKSRMEGGA is encoded by the coding sequence GTGGCCACCGAGACACCACCCCCCTCGAAAGCCGAACACCAACTCCCCAGTACCGAGGAGTTCGAACAGGTCCAGGAGAGCGCGGAGTTCGCCGAACTGCGCCGCGCCCACCGCTCCTTCGCCATCCCGGTGACCGTCGCGTTCATCGTCTGGTACCTGCTGTACGTGCTGCTGTGCAACTACGCGGACGACTTCATGGACACCAAGGTCGTCGGCCACATCAACGTCGCCCTGGTCCTGGGCCTCGCCCAGTTCCTGACCACCTTCCTCATCGCCTGGTGGTACGCGCGGTACTCCGCCGCGAAGCTCGACCCCAAGGCCGAAGCCATCAAGTCCCGGATGGAGGGCGGCGCATGA
- a CDS encoding solute symporter family protein: MSPTITLAAGEASQHRPLIITLFAIFVAATLVITVWAGRQTKSAADFYAGGRQFTAFQNGLAVSGDYMSAASFLGIAGAIALFGYDGFLYSIGFLVAWLVALLLVAEPLRNSGRYTMGDVLAYRMRQRPVRTAAGTSTIVVSIFYLLAQMAGAGVLVSLLLGITTDAGKIGIVALVGVLMIVYVTIGGMKGTTWVQMVKACLLIAGALLLTFLVLLKFNFNISDLLGKAASNSGKGSAFLNPGLKYGATGTTKLDFISLGLALVLGTAGLPHILIRFYTVPTAKAARKSVIWAIGLIGAFYLMTLALGFGAAALIKPDEIIASNKAGNTAAPLLALHLGGVDSNWGAILLATISAVAFATILAVVAGLTLASSSSFAHDIYANVIKRGQATEKQEMAAARYATVGIGAVSILLGALARDLNVAGLVALAFAVAASANLPTILYSLFWKRFTTSGALWSIYGGLVTAVGLVLFSPVVSGKPASMFPDVDFHWFPLENPGIISIPVGFLLGWLGTILSKEEPDTGKFAELEVRSLTGTGAH; the protein is encoded by the coding sequence ATGAGCCCCACGATCACCCTGGCCGCAGGCGAGGCGAGCCAGCACCGGCCGCTGATCATCACCCTGTTCGCGATCTTCGTCGCCGCCACGCTCGTCATCACCGTCTGGGCGGGCCGCCAGACGAAGAGCGCCGCCGACTTCTACGCGGGCGGCCGCCAGTTCACCGCCTTCCAGAACGGCCTCGCCGTCTCCGGCGACTACATGTCCGCCGCGTCCTTCCTCGGCATCGCCGGCGCCATCGCCCTCTTCGGCTACGACGGCTTCCTGTACTCCATCGGCTTTTTGGTCGCCTGGCTGGTCGCCCTGCTCCTGGTGGCCGAACCGCTGCGCAACTCGGGCCGCTACACCATGGGCGACGTCCTCGCGTACCGCATGCGCCAGCGCCCGGTCCGCACCGCGGCCGGCACCTCCACCATCGTGGTGTCGATCTTCTACCTGCTGGCCCAGATGGCCGGCGCGGGCGTCCTTGTCTCGCTGCTCCTCGGCATCACCACCGACGCGGGCAAGATCGGCATCGTCGCCCTGGTCGGTGTCCTGATGATCGTGTACGTCACCATCGGCGGCATGAAGGGCACCACCTGGGTCCAGATGGTCAAGGCCTGCCTACTCATCGCCGGCGCCCTGCTGCTGACCTTCCTGGTGCTGCTGAAGTTCAACTTCAACATCTCCGACCTGCTCGGCAAGGCCGCCTCCAACAGCGGCAAGGGCTCCGCCTTCCTGAACCCCGGCCTCAAGTACGGCGCCACCGGCACCACCAAGCTGGACTTCATCTCCCTGGGCCTCGCCCTGGTCCTCGGCACCGCCGGCCTGCCGCACATCCTGATCCGCTTCTACACGGTGCCCACCGCCAAAGCCGCCCGTAAGTCGGTCATCTGGGCCATCGGCCTGATCGGCGCCTTCTACCTGATGACCCTGGCCCTCGGTTTCGGCGCCGCCGCACTGATCAAACCCGACGAGATCATCGCCTCCAACAAGGCGGGCAACACGGCCGCCCCCCTCCTGGCACTGCATCTGGGCGGAGTCGACTCCAACTGGGGTGCCATCCTCCTGGCCACCATCTCGGCGGTCGCCTTCGCCACGATCCTCGCGGTCGTCGCCGGCCTGACCCTGGCCTCGTCCTCCTCGTTCGCCCACGACATCTACGCGAACGTCATCAAGCGCGGCCAGGCGACGGAGAAGCAGGAGATGGCCGCCGCCCGCTACGCCACGGTCGGCATCGGCGCCGTCTCCATCCTCCTGGGCGCCCTCGCCCGCGACCTGAACGTCGCCGGCCTGGTCGCCCTCGCCTTCGCGGTCGCCGCCTCCGCCAACCTCCCGACGATCCTCTACAGCCTCTTCTGGAAGCGCTTCACCACCTCCGGGGCCCTCTGGTCGATCTACGGCGGCCTGGTCACCGCGGTCGGCCTCGTCCTGTTCTCGCCGGTCGTCTCGGGCAAGCCCGCGTCGATGTTCCCGGACGTCGACTTCCACTGGTTCCCCCTGGAGAACCCCGGCATCATCTCCATCCCCGTCGGCTTCCTGCTGGGCTGGCTCGGCACGATCCTCTCCAAGGAGGAGCCGGACACCGGCAAGTTCGCGGAGTTGGAGGTACGGTCCCTGACCGGCACCGGAGCCCACTGA
- the moaA gene encoding GTP 3',8-cyclase MoaA: MLIDTYGRVATDLRVSLTDRCNLRCTYCMPEEGLQWLAKPDLLTDDEIVRLIDIAVTSLGIEEVRFTGGEPLLRPGLVGIVERVAALEPRPQMSLTTNGIGLKRTATALKQAGLDRVNVSLDTLRPDVFKTLTRRDRLKDVLAGLEAAHAAGLTPVKINSVLMPGLNADEAPDLLAWAVEHAYELRFIEQMPLDAQHGWTREGMVTAGDILTSLRTRFELTPEGSDERGSAPAERWIVDGGPHRVGVIASVTRPFCAACDRTRLTADGQIRNCLFAREETSLRGALRSDTPDEEIARIWRQAMWGKKAGSGLDDPSFLQPDRPMSAIGG; the protein is encoded by the coding sequence GTGCTCATCGACACCTATGGCCGAGTAGCCACCGACCTGCGGGTTTCGCTGACCGACCGGTGCAATCTCCGGTGCACCTACTGCATGCCCGAGGAGGGCCTGCAGTGGCTGGCGAAGCCCGACCTCCTCACGGACGACGAGATCGTCCGCCTGATAGACATCGCGGTCACCTCCCTCGGCATCGAGGAGGTCCGCTTCACCGGCGGCGAGCCCCTGCTGCGCCCCGGCCTGGTCGGCATCGTCGAGCGGGTCGCGGCCCTGGAGCCCCGCCCCCAGATGTCCCTGACGACCAACGGCATCGGCCTCAAGCGCACGGCGACCGCCTTGAAGCAGGCGGGCCTGGACCGGGTCAACGTCTCCCTGGACACCCTGCGCCCCGACGTCTTCAAGACCCTCACCCGCCGCGACCGCCTCAAGGACGTCCTCGCCGGCCTGGAAGCCGCCCACGCCGCGGGCCTGACCCCGGTGAAGATCAACTCGGTGCTGATGCCGGGACTCAACGCCGACGAGGCCCCCGACTTGCTGGCCTGGGCCGTGGAGCACGCGTACGAACTGCGCTTCATCGAGCAGATGCCCCTGGACGCCCAGCACGGCTGGACGCGCGAGGGCATGGTCACCGCGGGCGACATCCTCACCTCCCTCCGCACCCGCTTCGAGCTGACCCCCGAAGGCTCCGACGAGCGCGGCTCGGCCCCCGCCGAGCGCTGGATCGTGGACGGCGGCCCGCACCGCGTGGGCGTCATCGCCTCGGTCACCCGCCCGTTCTGCGCGGCCTGCGACCGCACCCGCCTCACCGCCGACGGCCAGATACGCAACTGCCTGTTCGCCCGCGAGGAGACCAGCCTCCGCGGCGCGCTCCGCTCCGACACCCCGGACGAGGAGATCGCCCGGATCTGGCGCCAGGCGATGTGGGGCAAGAAGGCGGGCTCGGGCCTGGACGACCCGTCGTTCCTCCAGCCGGACCGGCCGATGTCGGCGATCGGCGGCTGA
- a CDS encoding DUF3099 domain-containing protein — protein sequence MRKLHGEGKAQVFRITGARTGLAEDIRGRQRRYIISMSVRTVSVILACALWNVERHVAIVALVLGVLLPYVAVVIANAGRENAPGLPSTFVTAPLRPMIAPPRPDGTFAEPVPEEVVPESAPRVGGEPYDRS from the coding sequence ATGCGGAAGCTGCACGGCGAAGGCAAGGCCCAGGTGTTCCGGATCACCGGAGCCCGGACGGGACTCGCGGAGGACATCCGCGGCCGCCAGCGCCGGTACATCATCTCGATGTCGGTCCGTACGGTGTCGGTGATCCTCGCCTGCGCGCTGTGGAACGTCGAACGGCACGTCGCGATCGTCGCGTTGGTGCTCGGCGTACTGCTCCCCTATGTCGCCGTCGTGATCGCGAACGCCGGGCGGGAGAACGCGCCGGGGCTTCCGTCCACGTTCGTCACCGCGCCGCTGCGGCCGATGATCGCGCCGCCGAGGCCGGACGGGACGTTCGCGGAACCCGTCCCGGAAGAGGTCGTGCCCGAGTCGGCACCCCGTGTGGGAGGCGAACCGTACGACCGGTCGTGA
- a CDS encoding GlsB/YeaQ/YmgE family stress response membrane protein, producing MGWLWAIIVGFVLGLIAKAIIPGKQHSPLWLTTICGILGAIVGNAIARAAGVDATSGIDWSRHAFQLIAAIIIVFVVDMAYMATIGKNKQRA from the coding sequence ATGGGCTGGTTGTGGGCGATCATCGTGGGATTCGTGCTCGGCCTGATCGCGAAGGCGATCATCCCGGGCAAGCAGCACAGTCCGCTCTGGCTGACCACCATCTGCGGCATTCTCGGCGCCATCGTCGGCAACGCGATCGCCCGAGCGGCCGGCGTCGACGCGACCAGCGGCATCGACTGGAGCCGCCACGCGTTCCAGCTCATCGCCGCGATCATCATCGTCTTCGTCGTCGACATGGCGTACATGGCGACGATCGGCAAGAACAAACAGAGAGCCTGA